Proteins from a genomic interval of Manduca sexta isolate Smith_Timp_Sample1 unplaced genomic scaffold, JHU_Msex_v1.0 HiC_scaffold_3493, whole genome shotgun sequence:
- the LOC119192999 gene encoding LOW QUALITY PROTEIN: histone H1E-like (The sequence of the model RefSeq protein was modified relative to this genomic sequence to represent the inferred CDS: inserted 3 bases in 3 codons; deleted 2 bases in 1 codon): protein MADTAVATEAPAPATPAKKPTAKAAAAGAAAKKPKAKPTHPKTSEMVNNAIXELKERSGSSLQAIKKYIAVQYKVDAEKLAPFIRRYLKSAVESGTLIQTQKAKGASGSFKLESKSAASKNQKSAGGVGGGSGGSGGSGAGGGPGRKAGSKGNTASGAAASAGGKSKKATAAAAGSRSKAAAAAAAAGGGANASSSSATSPAKSKSSSSSAAAAATRDKKAAAAXKKPATAAKKAAAQGKAKAXAAPKAKKSAKPPTKKPKAPKPKKAAASASAGKASKPAAKKASAAKSERDMLTMHLRKLPLPLSSSRSSHINNNIININKYKYDYYYCDGTRGSARVCDP from the exons atggcagACACAGCTGTTGCAACCGAAGCCCCAGCACCGGCAACCCCGGCAAAGAAACCTACCGCGAAGGCGGCCGCTGCAGGCGCTGCCGCAAAGAAGCCCAAAGCTAAACCTACACATCCGAAGACATCAGAAATGGTGAACAATGCTA AAGAGCTGAAGGAACGAAGCGGATCATCGTTGCAGGCAATCAAGAAATACATCGCCGTCCAGTACAAAGTGGACGCTGAAAAATTGGCACCTTTCATTAGAAGATATTTGAAGAGCGCCGTCGAATCGGGCACACTTATACAAACGCAAAAGGCAAAGGGCGCTTCTGGATCTTTCAAACTTGAATCAAAATCTGCAGCGTCGAAAAATCAAAAATCAGCCGGCGGTGTCGGCGGCGGCAGCGGTGGCAGCGGTGGCAGCGGCGCAGGCGGTGGACCTGGAAGAAAAGCCGGATCGAAGGGCAACACTGCGAGCGGCGCTGCCGCGTCGGCCGGTGGTAAATCTAAGAAGGCGACAGCGGCGGCAGCAGGCAGCAGATCT AAAGCCGCGGCCGCTGCTGCCGCTGCAGGTGGTGGGGCGAACGCGTCGTCATCGTCCGCAACGTCGCCGGCTAAATCGAAATCTTCATCTTCctcggccgccgccgccgcgacgAGAGACAAGAAAGCCGCAGCTG AAAAGAAGCCGGCGACCGCAGCGAAGAAAGCTGCAGCACAGGGTAAGGCCAAAG CAGCCGCACCGAAGGCCAAGAAATCCGCCAAACCGCCAACCAAGAAACCTAAAGCTCCTAAGCCCAAGAAGGCGGCCGCCTCAGCCTCTGCAGGCAAGGCCTCCAAGCCGGCCGCCAAGAAAGCTTCAGCCGCCAAAAGTGAACGCGATATGCTCACAATGCACCTGCGTAAATTGCCATTGCCGTTGTCGTCGTCGCGTTCAAGTCACATTAATAACAACATCATCAACATCAACAAGtacaaatatgattattattattgtgacgGAACGCGAGGAAGCGCGCGCGTGTGCGATCCATGA